GAATCGCCTGATGGACTCGGCCGCCGACACCGTCCGGTTGGCCTCGTCCACCGCGGCCTGGACGGCCGACCTGAGCTCCGGGTCGTCGCGCAGCTCCGCGACGCCGCCCGCCCACGAGCGGTCGTGTTCACGCCCCCACCAGGTGAGGAACTCGGGGTCCAGCGTGATGAGGGCACCGATGTAGGGCCGCCGGTCGCCGACGAGCACACACTGGTCGATCAGCCAGTGGGCCCGGAGCCGGTCCTCCAGCGGGGCGGGCGCCACGTTCTTGCCGACGGCCGTGACGATGAGGTCCTTCTTGCGGCCGGTGACGGTCAGATACCCGTCGTCCAGCTCCCCGACGTCACCGGTGCGGAACCAGCCGTCCTCGTCGAACGCCTCGGCGGTGGCCTCTTCGTCGTGCAGATAGCCGCCGAAGACGTTCGGCCCCTTCACCAGCACCTCGCCTGCGGGACCGATGCGGACCGCACAGCCGGGAAGCGGACGGCCCACGCTGCCGACGCGCTGGGCGGTCGGCAGGTTGAGGGTCACCCCGGAGGCGGTCTCGGTCAGCCCCCAGCCCTCCAGCACGGTGACTCCGGCACCCCGCATGAAGTGCCCGAGACCGGCCCCCAGTGGTGCGCCGCCGCTGCACGCGTAGGCGACCCGGCCGCCCAGCGCCGCCCGCAGCTTCCCGAAGACCAGCCGGTCGAACACCCGGCGCCTGACCCGCAGCCACAGGCCCGGACCGCCCTGGTCCAGCGCCTCGCTGTAGGCCACGGCCGTGGCCTCGGCGGCCCGGAACATCCTCGCGTGCCCGCCCGCCACCGCCGTGCGCTGAGCGGTGTTGCGCAGCTTCTCGAAGATCCGGGGCACGGCCAGCAACAACGTGGGCCGGTAGGTCCGCAGCTCGGTGGTGAGGTTCTCGAGGTCACTGGTGTGCGCGACCTGCGCGCCGTTGTGCACGGCGGCCAGCGCGACGACCCGGGCCAGGACGTGGGCCGGCGGCAGGAACACCAGGAGCGTGGTGCGGTCGGTCAGGACGTTCTCCGTGATCCTGTCGGCGGCGGCGACGTTGCGCACCTCGGCGACCAGATTGCCGTGACTGATCAGGCAGCCCCTGGGCCTGCCGGTCGTACCGGAGGTGTAGACGACGGTCGCCAACTCGGCGGCGCCGACCGCGCGCCGCCGCCGCTCGACCAGTTCGCGGGGCACCGGCCGGCCCAGCTCGAGGAGACGCCCGAGCCCGCCGTCCAGGCGCCACACCTCGCCCACCGAGTCCACCCCGGCGGCGGTGACGACGCGGGCGCGCTCCTCGCCCTCGACGAACACGGCCCTGGCGCCGCTGTCGCGCAGGATCCACTCGACCTGCGCCGGGGACGAGGTCTCGTACACGGGCACGCTGACCGCCCCCGCGGTCCAGATCGCGAAGT
Above is a genomic segment from Streptomyces sp. SLBN-31 containing:
- a CDS encoding long-chain fatty acid--CoA ligase, whose amino-acid sequence is MEEPSHAGTWYTPAKYVTSPRANATDDIVDNALHRPDHEAFARKVDGGWRTVTSREFADEVMALAAGLMAAGIAPGDRIALMSGSRYEWMLCDFAIWTAGAVSVPVYETSSPAQVEWILRDSGARAVFVEGEERARVVTAAGVDSVGEVWRLDGGLGRLLELGRPVPRELVERRRRAVGAAELATVVYTSGTTGRPRGCLISHGNLVAEVRNVAAADRITENVLTDRTTLLVFLPPAHVLARVVALAAVHNGAQVAHTSDLENLTTELRTYRPTLLLAVPRIFEKLRNTAQRTAVAGGHARMFRAAEATAVAYSEALDQGGPGLWLRVRRRVFDRLVFGKLRAALGGRVAYACSGGAPLGAGLGHFMRGAGVTVLEGWGLTETASGVTLNLPTAQRVGSVGRPLPGCAVRIGPAGEVLVKGPNVFGGYLHDEEATAEAFDEDGWFRTGDVGELDDGYLTVTGRKKDLIVTAVGKNVAPAPLEDRLRAHWLIDQCVLVGDRRPYIGALITLDPEFLTWWGREHDRSWAGGVAELRDDPELRSAVQAAVDEANRTVSAAESIRRFRILSRGFAVGEELTPSQKVRRGYVTAKFAADIEALYAPPG